A part of Candidatus Eisenbacteria bacterium genomic DNA contains:
- a CDS encoding heme NO-binding domain-containing protein, with amino-acid sequence MKGIINQAIQEYVVHTRGDEAWWKIREETGIREVSFNPSRDYPDEWTARLLDHLSADSGRIKEDLLRDIGRFLVPHTLKRVYPTYIALAGNDVFSFLARVGLIHRKVVSCIPNAKPPSIEVLERGEDRMVVRYRSERRLFALFQGLLEGVGDLFDRPITVREIETNGDIGENECRFEVSLVRQPSPARSV; translated from the coding sequence TTGAAGGGGATCATCAATCAAGCGATCCAGGAGTATGTCGTCCATACCCGGGGCGACGAAGCCTGGTGGAAGATCAGAGAGGAAACGGGCATCCGGGAGGTCAGCTTCAACCCTTCCCGGGATTACCCCGACGAGTGGACCGCGCGGCTCTTGGATCATCTCAGCGCGGATTCCGGCCGGATCAAAGAAGACCTGCTACGGGACATCGGCCGTTTCCTGGTTCCGCACACGTTGAAGCGGGTCTACCCCACCTACATCGCCCTCGCCGGAAACGACGTCTTTTCCTTCCTGGCTCGGGTGGGTCTAATCCATCGCAAAGTGGTGAGCTGCATCCCGAACGCCAAGCCTCCCTCCATCGAAGTTCTGGAAAGGGGGGAGGATCGTATGGTCGTGCGCTATCGATCCGAACGCCGCCTCTTCGCCCTCTTCCAAGGTTTACTGGAAGGCGTAGGCGATCTTTTCGATCGACCGATCACCGTTCGTGAGATCGAAACGAACGGCGACATCGGAGAAAACGAATGCAGGTTCGAAGTGAGCCTCGTGAGACAACCGAGTCCGGCGCGTTCCGTGTGA
- a CDS encoding outer membrane beta-barrel protein, whose product MRQRITGRRMGGVYLSALAVLLLFFVPRVARAEAEVEGFFLGLGLHTDNLGAEDRKEGSPPGSVYIDEDGGGLDLQLGWAFTESFLLRLRLSVAEHDTDKDNIDFYSGSGVFEAAYLFRLGRPLRPYVMGGLGGFFMSAEEGDAYSYETTGSGAVIGGGLVYFFNDHFALDTCLRLSFINWANKTAETKLPDGTTFRVETPIEEEGEGGNLMIGLSYYF is encoded by the coding sequence ATGAGACAGCGAATCACCGGACGGAGAATGGGAGGCGTCTACCTCTCGGCGCTCGCCGTCCTGCTTCTCTTCTTCGTTCCACGGGTCGCCCGGGCGGAGGCGGAGGTGGAGGGCTTCTTCCTCGGTCTCGGGCTGCACACCGATAATTTAGGCGCGGAGGACCGCAAGGAAGGTTCGCCGCCGGGGAGCGTTTACATCGACGAGGACGGCGGCGGGCTGGATCTGCAGCTCGGCTGGGCCTTCACGGAATCCTTCCTCCTCCGCCTGCGCCTCTCCGTCGCCGAGCACGACACCGACAAGGACAATATCGATTTCTACTCCGGCAGCGGCGTCTTCGAGGCGGCCTACCTTTTCCGGCTCGGCCGGCCCCTCCGTCCCTACGTCATGGGTGGGTTGGGAGGTTTCTTCATGTCCGCCGAGGAGGGCGACGCGTACTCCTATGAAACCACCGGTTCCGGCGCGGTGATCGGCGGCGGACTGGTCTATTTCTTCAACGATCATTTCGCCCTCGACACCTGCCTCCGCCTCTCCTTCATCAACTGGGCGAACAAGACCGCGGAGACCAAGCTCCCCGACGGGACCACCTTCCGCGTGGAAACGCCCATCGAGGAAGAGGGGGAGGGAGGGAACCTGATGATCGGTCTCTCCTATTACTTCTGA